A region of Planococcus sp. MSAK28401 DNA encodes the following proteins:
- a CDS encoding GNAT family N-acetyltransferase has protein sequence MNMTLEKKYIPLAAYFSESKNQTITLEFTEIEKIIGRSLPNTAYLNYSWWKKTKAPAKHFQAWADAGYFVQHVEPNRYVVFERRDSLQERQAIESDEDILLIRPALHGDARFLAELQQKLKQESNFSMVGQEEQKTSTKQWRKQLIEWNQSGHSVILLAILNGQQVGYMMIEGNDSKRATHRAKVQLAIQAVAQGKEIESALLQKAEEWAGEKGIKRFEVIVLEADVQTREFFEKNKYVSEGVRKESILIQNNFHNEIYMAKMLGRE, from the coding sequence ATGAATATGACACTGGAAAAGAAATATATCCCCTTAGCGGCTTATTTTTCAGAATCGAAAAATCAGACGATCACTTTGGAGTTTACTGAAATTGAAAAGATAATAGGGCGCAGTCTCCCGAATACCGCTTATTTGAATTATAGCTGGTGGAAAAAAACGAAGGCGCCGGCAAAGCATTTCCAAGCTTGGGCGGATGCAGGCTATTTTGTGCAGCATGTTGAACCGAACCGGTATGTTGTTTTTGAAAGAAGGGATTCTTTACAGGAAAGGCAAGCAATTGAAAGCGACGAAGATATTTTACTCATACGCCCAGCTTTGCATGGGGACGCGCGGTTTCTAGCAGAATTACAGCAAAAGCTAAAACAAGAATCGAATTTTTCAATGGTTGGGCAAGAGGAACAGAAAACGTCAACCAAACAATGGAGAAAGCAACTCATTGAGTGGAACCAAAGCGGTCATTCGGTCATTTTGTTGGCCATTTTGAACGGGCAACAGGTCGGATATATGATGATCGAAGGAAATGATTCAAAGCGAGCGACTCACCGTGCTAAAGTCCAGCTGGCTATCCAAGCAGTTGCACAAGGCAAAGAAATCGAATCCGCTCTACTTCAAAAGGCAGAGGAATGGGCCGGCGAAAAAGGTATCAAACGTTTTGAAGTGATTGTGTTAGAAGCGGATGTCCAGACTCGCGAGTTTTTCGAGAAGAATAAGTATGTATCGGAAGGGGTTCGGAAAGAATCCATCCTCATTCAAAATAATTTCCACAACGAAATTTATATGGCCAAAATGCTGGGGCGTGAATAG
- a CDS encoding GNAT family N-acetyltransferase translates to METKIDFRMATIHDLDSIVKMLADDPLGSQREVYEQPLPNSYLEAFNAITSDPNNELVVACIGNEVIGIQQITFTPYLTYQGGWRATIEGVRTSPSVRGKGIGTKLIQWAIDRSKERGCHLVQLTTDKKRGDALRFYERLGFVASHEGMKLKI, encoded by the coding sequence GTGGAGACTAAAATTGATTTTAGAATGGCAACAATTCATGATTTGGATAGCATAGTAAAAATGTTAGCTGATGATCCCTTGGGCAGCCAAAGAGAAGTGTACGAACAACCGCTTCCGAATAGTTATCTTGAAGCTTTTAACGCTATTACTTCAGATCCCAATAATGAATTAGTAGTAGCTTGCATCGGCAATGAAGTTATTGGAATCCAGCAGATTACATTCACGCCCTACCTGACTTACCAAGGTGGATGGAGAGCTACAATCGAAGGCGTTAGAACATCTCCTTCGGTACGCGGTAAAGGAATAGGAACAAAACTTATTCAATGGGCGATTGATCGCTCGAAAGAACGAGGCTGTCATTTGGTTCAATTGACGACAGATAAAAAACGGGGAGATGCCTTGCGGTTTTATGAACGTCTGGGCTTTGTAGCCTCTCATGAAGGAATGAAATTGAAAATATAA
- a CDS encoding DUF4181 domain-containing protein: MLRRWLGIQKPKVFSYNHVNDQHKKVDWSIRIFFIALMVLGYFINMARLPQERYLLFETWFLLFGLMFTMEIARVIMERKYAKNPNAYIYTLGQLVFILIIIVTLFSTDFFGIF, encoded by the coding sequence ATCTTGCGAAGATGGTTAGGTATCCAGAAACCAAAAGTATTCTCTTATAACCATGTAAATGATCAACATAAGAAAGTCGACTGGAGCATCAGAATCTTTTTTATTGCATTGATGGTATTAGGGTATTTCATTAATATGGCAAGGCTTCCTCAAGAACGCTATTTGCTCTTCGAAACGTGGTTTTTATTATTTGGGCTTATGTTCACGATGGAGATCGCGAGGGTGATCATGGAACGGAAATATGCTAAGAATCCCAACGCCTATATTTATACACTTGGCCAGTTGGTTTTTATACTTATAATTATTGTTACACTCTTCTCGACTGACTTTTTCGGTATTTTCTAA
- a CDS encoding SMI1/KNR4 family protein has product MHIWAKEVEDDYKLPITSEVEIEKIERQLDMELPASYKEILLEQNGGAIQYNSVKKKSHLETNAYIEINHIYGCGQSGILDSDYLIDEWDLPKNILIFSGDGNSFFALDYRKDSVNPSVIYLEPETEEIIEVAHTFDDFLDNLSKEEVFFENNEDDEDWGTSEEAAETIFSGNDILLIEETLLNLQYPENHKWYFEQLLKCTTHSEVLIRETITNILNNNLEIYIIESDKKLHFLLKEIIEKLSIDKHQSISSGAREMRKRIKV; this is encoded by the coding sequence ATGCACATATGGGCTAAGGAAGTCGAGGATGATTATAAGTTACCAATAACTTCAGAAGTAGAGATTGAAAAAATAGAAAGACAACTAGATATGGAATTGCCAGCTTCTTATAAAGAGATTCTTTTAGAACAAAATGGCGGTGCTATACAGTACAATTCAGTGAAGAAGAAAAGTCATCTTGAAACCAATGCGTACATTGAGATTAATCACATTTATGGTTGTGGTCAAAGTGGTATTTTAGATTCAGATTATCTCATTGATGAATGGGATCTTCCGAAAAATATTCTTATTTTCAGCGGAGATGGGAATAGCTTTTTTGCTCTTGATTACAGAAAGGATTCAGTAAACCCTTCGGTGATTTATTTGGAACCAGAAACTGAAGAAATTATTGAAGTAGCCCATACATTTGATGATTTCTTAGATAACCTTTCGAAAGAAGAAGTGTTTTTCGAAAATAACGAAGACGACGAAGATTGGGGCACTTCTGAAGAAGCAGCTGAAACTATCTTTTCGGGGAATGATATTCTATTAATCGAAGAGACCTTATTAAATCTTCAATATCCAGAAAACCACAAATGGTATTTCGAACAACTCTTGAAATGCACTACTCATTCAGAGGTACTAATTAGGGAAACTATTACTAATATCTTAAATAACAATCTTGAAATTTACATTATTGAGTCGGATAAAAAGTTGCATTTTCTACTTAAAGAAATAATCGAGAAATTAAGCATAGACAAGCACCAAAGCATAAGCTCAGGAGCCCGAGAAATGAGAAAAAGAATAAAAGTATAA
- a CDS encoding ABC transporter permease yields MKILIANEFRKLKREWFLLMLLLLTLIPVLTGSLGLFLNGSEKPLDELFFFINNQFSMFFPMVVFILIGSLFYQEYKNQTYITWITYGYSKTKLYFSKIIVGIIIAFAFAGIMYLFLAAFFPILIGMGKITTSSTSFMDITIGFFLEVLLLVPITIAVAAIVINLSRNIIITSVVGVIYGFVSVFFIGASQGYFIPGAFAYRLCMYFVDQTSYYNNSTLATITGLISYFILFTFLFLIGLLLFRRKRKIEA; encoded by the coding sequence ATGAAAATTTTGATTGCAAATGAATTTCGCAAACTCAAAAGAGAATGGTTTTTGCTTATGTTACTGCTGCTAACACTTATTCCGGTATTGACTGGAAGCTTAGGGTTATTCCTAAATGGTAGCGAGAAACCTCTAGATGAATTATTTTTTTTCATCAATAATCAGTTTTCAATGTTCTTTCCTATGGTGGTATTTATATTGATAGGTTCGTTGTTCTATCAAGAGTATAAGAACCAAACTTATATCACCTGGATCACTTATGGTTATTCAAAAACAAAGCTATATTTTTCGAAAATTATTGTTGGTATAATCATTGCTTTTGCATTTGCCGGGATTATGTACCTGTTTCTTGCAGCCTTCTTTCCCATTCTTATAGGGATGGGGAAAATTACAACGAGCTCTACAAGTTTTATGGATATTACCATAGGATTTTTCCTTGAAGTTTTACTACTGGTGCCAATTACAATTGCAGTTGCAGCAATCGTTATCAATCTGTCAAGAAACATTATTATAACAAGCGTGGTTGGTGTGATTTATGGTTTTGTATCTGTTTTCTTTATCGGAGCATCACAAGGCTATTTTATTCCCGGTGCTTTTGCATATCGTTTATGTATGTATTTTGTCGACCAAACATCATACTATAATAACTCTACTCTAGCTACGATAACGGGATTAATAAGTTACTTTATTCTCTTCACATTTTTATTTTTGATAGGCTTGCTACTTTTTAGACGTAAACGCAAAATAGAAGCCTGA
- a CDS encoding ABC transporter ATP-binding protein — translation MLNIENVSLTIGANTLLDSISLQLKDGKIYGLLGPNGSGKTTLFKSILGLTAYSGKISSDNRLLASRDFGSLIEYPAFYANLTIGENLALHSQYLKLTQPDIQSALEQVDLWEVRKKKFSQLSLGMKQRLGIARAFLGTPKYLLLDEPTNGLDPIGIKEIRVLLRDKLKSPQHCILISSHNLTEIAAIADEFIFIRNGKIIKTIPNTFENEQDLEKLYEEMMTSHQKEGVS, via the coding sequence ATGCTGAACATTGAAAATGTGAGTTTGACGATAGGCGCTAATACATTATTGGATAGCATCAGTTTACAGTTGAAGGATGGAAAAATATATGGACTTCTGGGTCCGAATGGGTCAGGGAAAACCACTTTATTCAAGTCTATACTTGGTTTGACCGCTTACTCAGGAAAAATCAGCTCGGATAATCGCCTATTAGCAAGCCGTGATTTTGGTAGTCTGATTGAATACCCAGCCTTTTATGCTAACTTGACTATTGGGGAGAACTTAGCGCTCCACTCACAATATCTGAAACTAACACAACCAGATATTCAAAGTGCCTTGGAACAAGTAGATTTATGGGAAGTGAGAAAAAAGAAGTTTTCTCAGCTCTCACTAGGCATGAAGCAACGCTTAGGAATTGCTCGCGCTTTTCTGGGTACGCCTAAATATCTGCTTCTTGACGAACCGACAAACGGTCTTGATCCTATTGGGATTAAAGAGATACGGGTTTTGCTCAGAGATAAGCTGAAATCCCCGCAACATTGTATTTTGATATCAAGTCACAATCTTACTGAAATAGCAGCGATTGCAGATGAATTTATTTTTATTAGAAACGGTAAAATCATCAAAACCATACCGAATACTTTTGAAAATGAACAGGATTTAGAAAAGCTGTATGAAGAAATGATGACCTCCCATCAAAAGGAGGGTGTTTCATGA
- a CDS encoding sensor histidine kinase → MILITYSFIATIASIYFLSALLLNQRQIKEVRKKLIYLEQRDTQKEITLGTSNKEMIAFIESLNTLLGKYRNTGHKIESKNNAFRETITSLSHDLRTPLTTANGYIQLLSEEDLSGEQLEHVLIIEERITAVKKLLDQLFEFARVEADELELNNEPIDLNNVLRDTLATYYIDFEKKGFVPTISIPNEPFIIFGDKEAIKRVFSNVVYNALLYGEGNYVIHSTQGNRRYTISFSNHSSTVLEEDITHIFDRFYTTDKSRSKKTTGLGLAIAKRLIEKTGGDITASLENKNFSITIVFEKDPSIW, encoded by the coding sequence ATGATCCTGATAACCTACTCATTTATTGCAACTATTGCTAGTATTTATTTCCTTTCTGCACTGTTGTTAAATCAGAGGCAGATTAAAGAGGTAAGAAAAAAACTGATTTATTTGGAACAACGAGATACTCAAAAGGAAATTACTTTAGGTACTTCGAATAAAGAAATGATAGCTTTCATTGAAAGCCTTAACACATTGTTGGGTAAATATCGAAATACGGGGCACAAAATAGAAAGTAAAAATAATGCCTTTCGTGAAACCATCACCAGTTTATCACACGATTTGCGCACTCCACTCACTACGGCCAATGGATATATTCAATTATTATCAGAAGAGGATTTGTCTGGAGAACAATTAGAACATGTTCTGATAATTGAAGAACGTATCACTGCAGTAAAAAAATTGTTAGATCAGCTTTTCGAATTTGCACGAGTTGAAGCCGATGAGTTGGAGTTGAACAATGAGCCAATCGACTTAAACAATGTTCTACGTGATACGCTTGCCACTTATTACATAGATTTTGAAAAGAAAGGATTTGTTCCAACCATTTCTATCCCTAATGAACCTTTTATTATTTTTGGGGACAAGGAAGCAATTAAACGAGTGTTTTCTAATGTCGTATACAATGCTCTCCTATACGGCGAAGGAAATTATGTCATTCATTCTACACAGGGAAATCGGAGATATACCATTTCATTTTCCAATCATTCCAGTACCGTACTGGAGGAAGATATAACCCATATTTTTGACCGTTTTTATACGACCGATAAATCCAGAAGTAAAAAAACAACTGGATTAGGATTAGCAATTGCAAAACGACTGATTGAAAAGACCGGTGGCGACATAACTGCTTCATTAGAGAACAAAAATTTTTCAATAACAATCGTTTTTGAAAAGGACCCTTCTATATGGTAA
- a CDS encoding ABC transporter permease gives MIAVFQSELYRVRKSKIFIVCLSLALLFVLALVLSYNFEQVRAHEKGEISGTPSIAGFTEYLFSDYSILSPLLLFLIIHITSDFKQGLYPVLLSKGVKRTDILWGKLLSCLCAMVLYLGVCLVFAYTLIITTWANISKIGVPIFEIGTYLFIQFLSLGAYTTFVLMICYLLRNRTVSFFVNVFLLGVLWLHLTKIGTALDMSYPLYQYWIVGLSHGLQIEQIPQYIDRIVITIASYFIISIVVTRITFSHFDIKHLEKGKL, from the coding sequence ATGATTGCTGTATTTCAAAGCGAGTTATATCGTGTTCGTAAAAGCAAAATATTCATTGTTTGTTTATCCCTCGCATTACTCTTTGTCTTAGCATTAGTACTATCTTATAATTTTGAACAAGTTCGAGCACATGAAAAAGGAGAAATCTCTGGAACACCCTCCATTGCAGGATTTACTGAGTACTTATTTTCAGACTACAGTATATTATCTCCTTTATTATTATTTTTGATCATTCATATAACAAGTGATTTTAAGCAAGGGTTATATCCTGTATTGCTGTCAAAGGGCGTCAAAAGAACGGATATATTATGGGGGAAACTCTTATCTTGTTTATGTGCAATGGTGCTTTATCTTGGAGTTTGCCTTGTCTTTGCCTATACGCTGATTATTACTACATGGGCCAATATTTCCAAGATTGGAGTTCCCATTTTTGAAATAGGAACTTATCTGTTCATACAATTTTTATCGCTCGGTGCCTATACTACTTTCGTATTGATGATCTGCTATTTGTTGCGAAATCGAACAGTAAGTTTTTTTGTGAATGTCTTTCTGCTTGGAGTACTGTGGTTACATTTGACAAAGATTGGAACTGCTTTAGATATGTCATATCCTTTATATCAATATTGGATTGTAGGGCTGTCACATGGTCTTCAAATAGAACAAATCCCACAGTATATTGACCGTATCGTGATTACAATTGCTTCATATTTTATAATTTCTATTGTTGTGACCAGAATTACTTTTAGCCATTTCGATATTAAACATTTGGAAAAGGGCAAGTTATGA
- a CDS encoding ABC transporter ATP-binding protein, which translates to MSTIILRTNSLSKIFASSEGIRDVSVKVEAREIYALLGRGGSGKSTLLNILTGSIAATSGNFTFFESTDVQSEYARIGYVAKMPSLNMSFTIAENLEYYAKVFGIASISSLTSLARSVDIDITEKKKVRKLPFGIQRKLSLAVALLGKPDLLLMDEPFNGLDAIEKRFISNFLLRLSKRENLTIFLTGQRYEEVSKIATRYGIINNGRIVDEFTAATLSERCNRCIKIRTKQTTEATSILEKICPEYEILSDDTIRVFEVLEKSGFINTSLVSAGITVDEISITGENEEIYITNLMGVKKG; encoded by the coding sequence ATGTCTACTATAATATTACGAACAAATTCCTTATCGAAGATTTTCGCGTCTTCTGAGGGCATTAGAGATGTATCAGTAAAAGTAGAGGCTAGGGAGATATACGCCTTGTTGGGGCGCGGTGGTTCAGGGAAATCCACTTTATTAAATATACTGACAGGTTCCATCGCTGCGACTTCTGGCAACTTTACATTCTTTGAGAGTACAGATGTCCAAAGCGAGTACGCCCGAATAGGTTATGTTGCGAAAATGCCGTCCCTAAATATGAGTTTCACTATTGCAGAGAATTTGGAGTACTATGCAAAAGTGTTTGGAATTGCATCTATCTCCTCTTTAACTTCACTGGCAAGATCAGTAGATATAGACATAACTGAAAAGAAAAAAGTGAGAAAGCTTCCCTTTGGGATCCAACGCAAATTAAGTCTTGCGGTTGCCCTATTAGGAAAACCAGATTTGTTGCTGATGGATGAACCGTTCAATGGCCTTGATGCAATCGAAAAAAGGTTTATTTCGAATTTCTTGCTTCGCCTGTCCAAAAGAGAAAACTTGACAATATTTTTGACGGGACAAAGATATGAAGAAGTTTCCAAAATAGCTACTCGTTATGGCATTATCAATAATGGAAGAATTGTTGATGAATTCACGGCGGCAACACTTTCAGAACGCTGCAATCGATGTATAAAAATCCGCACTAAACAGACGACAGAAGCAACTTCTATTTTGGAAAAAATTTGTCCTGAGTACGAAATTCTTTCAGATGATACTATTCGTGTTTTTGAGGTGTTGGAGAAATCCGGTTTTATAAATACTAGTTTGGTATCTGCTGGGATAACGGTTGATGAAATCTCCATTACTGGGGAGAACGAGGAAATATACATAACAAATTTGATGGGAGTGAAAAAGGGATGA
- a CDS encoding response regulator transcription factor: MTHILIVEDDMLINDMIRKLLIQNGYSTTTAYSGTEAVLLLKQQGFDLILLDLMLPGLSGELVLEKIKKSADTPVIGVSAKVDTESKVDFIRHGADDYITKPFNNKEMLVRIEAVLRRYQKGKPASEEVLYFKDLTLNSTTLEVKIKNEQIFLTRYEFLILRLLMTNPSRVYTKNIIYENVWNENFDGEENAINVHISNLRKKISKVIPNETYIQTVWGLGFKMQ, encoded by the coding sequence ATGACACACATTTTAATTGTAGAAGACGATATGCTCATTAACGATATGATACGGAAGTTACTTATTCAAAATGGCTACAGCACCACAACTGCATATTCAGGAACTGAAGCCGTTCTCTTATTAAAGCAACAGGGCTTTGATCTGATTTTGCTCGACTTAATGCTTCCCGGCTTATCTGGAGAACTTGTTTTAGAAAAAATAAAAAAATCTGCGGATACACCGGTTATTGGTGTTTCTGCAAAAGTCGATACTGAAAGTAAAGTCGATTTTATTCGTCATGGGGCAGATGACTATATAACAAAACCCTTTAACAATAAAGAGATGCTTGTAAGAATTGAAGCTGTGCTGCGGAGATACCAAAAAGGAAAACCAGCCTCTGAAGAAGTTTTGTATTTTAAAGATTTAACGTTGAACAGTACAACCTTGGAAGTGAAAATTAAAAATGAACAAATTTTTCTCACGCGTTATGAATTTTTAATTCTAAGGCTGCTTATGACAAACCCTAGCAGAGTATACACAAAAAATATTATTTATGAAAACGTATGGAATGAGAATTTCGATGGCGAAGAAAATGCCATCAATGTCCATATCAGCAATTTAAGAAAAAAAATAAGTAAAGTCATTCCTAATGAAACCTATATTCAAACGGTATGGGGATTGGGTTTCAAGATGCAGTAG
- a CDS encoding IS3 family transposase (programmed frameshift), producing MSKITFNEHQQRVLEANPNVASVSDRAIQYTPEFKIHAVKEYQTGKGPAQIFSENGFDLTVIGSKKASSSLNRWRTTFRLYGEDAFFEERRGKNSTGRPSEKDLSAEKKLEKAEARIKYLEAENELPKKARATREAGEETQLTPAEKFEAINAVVRKFQLKRLVETLCRTAGVSRSGYYAWLEKVEHHAIREEQDYQDYLLLKSIYDAHRGKIGYRTFYMVLSELLETPMNHKKILRLMRKFNLFAKIRRANPYKQIAKATQEHTVCPNLLDRKFEQDEPGKVFVTDITYLPNRSGQMAYLSAVKDVATREIVAYEVTTTLTMEIVYRTLRKLKEALDGNVHPEAMIHSDQGFHYTHPEYQQRVKEMKLTQSMSRRGNCLDNVPIESFFGHFKDDVDVKQATSLDELKELVDVYMAYYNGTRKQWNLKKMTPAQYRSHLIAA from the exons ATGAGTAAAATTACTTTCAATGAACACCAACAACGGGTCCTGGAGGCAAATCCGAATGTCGCTTCCGTATCCGATCGAGCGATTCAATATACGCCAGAATTCAAAATCCACGCGGTGAAAGAATACCAGACAGGCAAAGGCCCGGCCCAGATATTTAGTGAAAATGGATTTGATTTAACCGTTATTGGATCCAAAAAAGCGAGCTCATCCTTGAACCGGTGGCGGACGACGTTCAGGCTTTATGGAGAAGACGCTTTTTTCGAAGAGCGTCGTGGGAAGAACAGTACGGGCCGCCCTTCTGAGAAAGATCTTTCAGCTGAGAAAAAGCTGGAGAAAGCAGAAGCACGCATCAAATACTTAGAAGCCGAAAATGAGTTGC CTAAAAAAGCTCGAGCAACTCGAGAGGCAGGCGAAGAAACGCAGCTGACCCCAGCGGAAAAATTTGAAGCCATCAATGCGGTGGTTCGGAAATTCCAACTGAAGAGGTTGGTAGAAACCCTTTGCCGTACAGCGGGAGTGAGCCGGAGTGGCTATTACGCTTGGCTAGAGAAAGTGGAACATCACGCTATTCGCGAAGAACAGGATTACCAGGATTACCTGTTGCTCAAAAGCATCTACGATGCGCATCGTGGGAAAATCGGGTATCGCACCTTTTACATGGTCCTCTCTGAACTCTTGGAAACGCCGATGAATCATAAGAAAATCTTACGCCTCATGCGCAAATTCAATCTCTTTGCCAAAATCCGGCGAGCGAATCCCTATAAGCAGATCGCCAAAGCCACACAGGAACACACCGTCTGCCCTAATCTGTTGGACCGTAAGTTTGAACAAGATGAACCCGGCAAGGTATTCGTCACCGATATCACGTATCTACCCAACCGTTCAGGGCAAATGGCGTATCTGTCCGCCGTAAAAGATGTCGCCACCCGTGAAATCGTCGCCTATGAAGTGACAACGACGCTTACGATGGAAATTGTGTATCGGACGTTACGAAAACTGAAGGAAGCATTGGATGGCAATGTTCATCCGGAAGCGATGATTCATTCCGATCAAGGCTTCCACTATACCCACCCTGAATACCAACAACGTGTGAAAGAGATGAAATTGACCCAATCAATGTCCCGCCGGGGCAACTGCCTCGACAACGTCCCCATCGAATCTTTTTTTGGCCACTTTAAAGATGATGTCGATGTGAAACAAGCAACCAGTCTGGATGAATTGAAAGAGCTGGTGGATGTATACATGGCGTATTACAACGGAACACGCAAGCAATGGAATCTAAAAAAGATGACTCCGGCACAATACCGGAGTCATCTAATCGCAGCCTAG
- a CDS encoding helix-turn-helix domain-containing protein, with translation MQYSEVTQKTISYIEGNLTEEIQLDVFPAVIGYSKFHLLRIFKEETGKSIGEYIRLRRVAMAAILLLHSDETILTIAFLFHFQSQEAFTRAFKEVYAVPPGKYRKLMKIVRMMEEEKKMNTSEQVKGWSLSGSNPEMYGLTTDSTVCHTGTHSGLLYAKGDANEQQFATMMQGFRAHEYKGERLKLSCFLKTEDASKCGAWLRIDNGNGDTVQFDNMDNRSIQGTTDWNHYSLVLDVPEDSGSIHFGVLLIGKGKVWADGFRFEVVTEKVPTTNMLSEEHLPAQPTNLDFSSN, from the coding sequence ATGCAGTACAGTGAAGTTACACAGAAAACCATTTCTTATATCGAAGGAAACTTGACGGAAGAAATCCAACTTGATGTGTTCCCGGCTGTAATTGGTTATTCAAAGTTCCATTTACTTCGTATTTTTAAGGAAGAAACGGGAAAGTCGATTGGCGAATACATCCGTCTACGTCGAGTGGCGATGGCTGCAATACTTCTATTACATAGCGATGAAACGATCTTAACGATTGCTTTTCTATTTCATTTTCAATCACAGGAGGCATTTACCAGAGCTTTTAAGGAAGTGTACGCCGTGCCGCCGGGAAAATACCGAAAACTGATGAAAATTGTAAGAATGATGGAGGAGGAGAAAAAGATGAATACTAGTGAACAGGTTAAAGGGTGGAGTTTGAGTGGATCTAACCCAGAAATGTATGGACTGACGACAGATTCAACTGTCTGCCACACAGGAACACATTCAGGATTGCTATATGCAAAGGGAGATGCAAATGAACAGCAATTCGCTACAATGATGCAAGGATTCCGAGCTCATGAGTATAAAGGGGAGCGACTGAAGCTGTCATGCTTCCTAAAAACAGAAGATGCGAGTAAATGCGGAGCTTGGCTTCGGATTGATAATGGTAATGGTGACACAGTCCAGTTCGATAATATGGATAATCGATCCATTCAAGGGACGACAGACTGGAACCATTACTCACTGGTTTTAGATGTACCAGAAGATAGTGGTTCTATCCATTTCGGTGTTTTACTGATCGGGAAGGGGAAAGTATGGGCGGATGGCTTCCGTTTTGAAGTCGTGACGGAAAAAGTCCCTACAACGAACATGCTTTCAGAGGAACATCTTCCGGCACAGCCTACCAATTTAGATTTCAGTAGTAACTGA
- a CDS encoding M23 family metallopeptidase produces MRLQIDEVIEPNEFGNRFLHGDFEIIYNQCSSDFRELISFEDFRELAESYNQGVDNYHMTTKTSIAEFKHCIWLDNSGKKTVFVSFDEDHIIHSIYLKPYTVYPRSDGNYTQTSFIMPITDEWFVFWGGKNEFLNYHYVYESQRYAYDLVVMKEERTFRENGKRNENYYAFNKEVAAPANGQVVKVVDGIKDNMPGDMNESEPAGNFIVIKHSVNEYSLVAHFKQNSIRVKEGETVQQGEIIGLCGNSGNSSEPHIHFQVMNSPDLHNCKSLCIRFTDGSQPIQGDTVTQGPLENDTNKPSLDNVEKAEIAFSLSDVLLFIPRLIGQFFK; encoded by the coding sequence ATGAGGCTGCAAATAGATGAAGTGATAGAGCCTAATGAATTTGGTAACCGATTTTTACACGGCGATTTTGAAATCATTTACAACCAATGTTCAAGTGATTTCAGGGAGTTAATCAGCTTCGAAGACTTCCGTGAATTAGCGGAATCCTATAATCAAGGTGTAGATAATTACCATATGACTACTAAAACATCTATCGCTGAATTCAAGCATTGCATTTGGCTGGATAACAGCGGTAAAAAGACAGTTTTTGTTTCTTTTGACGAGGACCACATCATCCACAGCATTTATTTGAAGCCTTACACGGTCTATCCCCGAAGTGATGGAAATTATACACAAACCAGTTTTATCATGCCGATTACAGATGAGTGGTTCGTTTTCTGGGGCGGCAAGAATGAGTTTCTAAATTATCACTATGTATATGAATCCCAACGGTATGCTTATGATTTGGTAGTTATGAAGGAGGAAAGGACATTTCGAGAAAATGGGAAGCGCAACGAAAACTATTATGCATTCAACAAAGAGGTTGCAGCGCCGGCTAATGGCCAAGTCGTTAAAGTAGTCGACGGCATTAAGGACAACATGCCCGGCGATATGAATGAATCCGAGCCAGCGGGAAACTTTATCGTAATTAAACATTCTGTTAATGAATACAGTTTAGTGGCGCACTTTAAGCAAAATTCAATTCGGGTCAAAGAAGGAGAAACGGTTCAACAAGGAGAGATTATTGGATTATGCGGCAATTCCGGTAATTCATCAGAGCCGCATATTCACTTTCAGGTGATGAATTCTCCGGATCTACATAACTGCAAATCGCTATGTATCCGTTTTACAGATGGGAGCCAGCCAATTCAAGGTGATACGGTTACTCAAGGACCGTTGGAAAACGATACAAACAAGCCTTCACTTGATAACGTCGAGAAAGCTGAAATCGCGTTTTCTTTGTCGGATGTACTATTGTTCATTCCTCGCCTAATTGGTCAATTCTTTAAGTAA